GGGCGCCGTCGATATCTGGTGCGATGAATCGTGTCTCGTACGGCTCGTGGGCTGCAATCGGCGTTCCGTCACGGAAGAACGCGAGGAGCCCGTCGAGTGCTGTATAGATGTCGACGCAGATCTGATATCCGTCTGCACTCTCGACGAGCAGGTGGGTCGTCTCGTCCGAGACGTTGGCTTCCGAGAGCAACGCTGTCACCGGAACTCCACGCCACGTGGCCGTGTGTCGAACTCCCGACGCACAGGCAACGGTGACCGTTCGCTCCTCGGTCGGGAGTGCCGCGAGTCGTTCGCGGTCCAGCGACACACGCTCGTCTCCAAGAACTGCAATCGGGTCGGTGAGGGAAATTCTCCCTTCTGTGGTGTCTGCTGACAGCTCCATTGGCGTTCACTATCGGCTGGTTTGTCGGCGACGACGCTCTCTGTACCTTCGAATAATTAAGCTGTTTAACTATGCGCGAGGAGTGACGGTTCGCGCTCGCCCAGCAGTCGAACACCCGCCTGAAGACCGAGTGAATCGAGGGACACCCACACACTCACACACTCACTCATTCACTCATTCACTCACTCACTCACTCACTCACTCACTCACCAGCCTGTGTTCGTCGGTGGACGAGACTGACGTTGTCCATGACGGCTCCGGCGAGCGCGTGGAATGCACGGCTCGTCTCCGTCGTGTCGTCTAGTGCGACCGGTCGTCCGTCGTCTCCTCGCGTTCGTATCTCGGAGGTCAGCGGAATCGACCCGAGGAACGGCAGTTCGAATCGTTCAGCCAACGCTCGGCCACCGCCGCTGTTGAAAATGTCGTGTTCGGACCCACAGTCGGGGCAAACGAACCCGCTCATGTTTTCGACGATGCCGAGGACGGTCGTGTCGTACTCGGTGAACATCCGCATCCCTCTGTCTGCGTCGTCTACGGCGACCGCTTGTGGCGTCGTGACGACGACCGCACCTGCCACAGGGACGCGTTGCAGGAGCGTCAGCTGCGTGTCACCGGTCCCTGGCGGCAAGTCGACGACGAGGTAATCGAGGTCACCCCACGCGACGTCGTCGAGCAGTTGTGTGAGGACTTTATCGACCATCGGGCCGCGCCAGATGACCGGTCCGCCCCCTTCTGTGAGGAACTCCATGCTCATGACGGACATCCCGTGTCGGTCGACCGGGACGAGCTGCTCGTCGTCAGTCACTGCTGGTCGCTCCCGCGCGTTCATCATTCGTGGGATGTTCGGGCCGTACACGTCTGCGTCGAGAATCCCAACGCGTGCACCGCGCCGGGACATGCTGGCGGCCAAGTTCACCGCGACGGTGCTTTTTCCGACTCCCCCCTTGCCCGAAGCGACGGCGATGACGTTCTCGACACCCGGTAGCGGCTGCCCGCTCACTCCATCGGCGTCGTCGTGCTGTGTCGAGAACCGAACGTCGATGCCGTGTTCTTCGAAGGCACCTTCGATGCGACTGCGGAGTTCTGCTACGACTGGTGCGTGCGGCGCGCCGTGCGCGAGCGACACCTCGGCGGTGTCGTCTTCCACAGTGACGTCCGAAACCACCCCGAGTGAGACGACGTCCGTCCCGAGCTCGGGGTCCTCGACCGTTCGCAAGATCTCGTCGACGTCGACGTCGGTCATTCGTCACCCCAGCAGCCGTCGGCAGTCAGTTGTGTCCCGTCGTTTGCAGGCGAGTGCAGCGAGATCGTCGTCGGTTCCCAGAGATGTGTCGTGAGGTGCTCGGTCATGGGCTGTAGCTGTTCGAGGCAGTCTCGATACGCGTCGGACTCGACGAACGCCGTCCACTGAGCGAACGTTTCGAATGTGAGACGGAGTCGGACTTCCGGACTCTCGCCCAGTACGTTTTGCTCGCTCTCGAAGCCGTCGAGCTTCGCGGTGGTAATCCACTGTTCTGTCGTTTTTGGGAGCCACGTCTCGTGCGCTTCGCTGAACTGGTCGGCGACGCTGTACGTGACCTCGTACACGTATTGTTCGTGAGAGTTCATGGGAAATTGTACCATGGTCGCCTCCGTTGGTCCCGACGAACCACCCGGAGACGGGCTACTTGTGGAGCACCTCCCGAGTCACCGTCGCGAGCGACGTGTAGAACTCGTCGCGTGCCTCGTTCTCGACCTGAGACAGGAACTCGTCCGTCCAGACTGTGAGGTGTTCGTCGAGGAACTGGTCGAGTCGCTCGTCGAGTCCCTCCTCCGCAAGGTAGGCGACGAACTCTAGTTCAGTCGCGATGTGGTCCGGCAGGTCCGGGTGGTCTGGCGCTGGTTGGACTCCGAACTCCTGGTACCACCGTACGACTGCTGTCGTCGCCGGCCCGTTGACTGGGCCGAGTTCGTCTGGGTCGTCGCCGTCGCGGTAGACGCTCTCGTACGGTGGACACGGCGGTCCCGCTGGGCCGACGAACAGTCTGGTGTATTCGGTGCGGAGGTCGTGGAAGTCAACCGACTCGAGTTCCCCGAGCACCGTCCGCAACGCACCAGTCTCGACGGCGTCGACTAACTGCTCGGACGGTTCCCGCCAACACTCGGCCAACACTGCGTAGGTCGCCGCAGCGGCTGACTGGAGTGTGTCGTTCTCGACGTCGAGCTTGGATGAGTCGCTCGCTGGGTCGAGTTCTCTCTGGTCGGTCATCGTTCCTCCCCGTTGCCGCCGTCAGTCACGTACGCACGCTGTCCGTCGATTCGCTGGATTGGCACGTATTTCAGGCCGAGCGTGACGATGAGTGCGCCGAATGCGACGATACCGAGCGTAATCGCAATCTCGACGAGGGTTGGGGTGTACGCCCCTGCCGTCGCCCAGATGTCGGTCGTGATACCTGAGTACGCACCACCGAGCGAGATGCCCGGTCCAGCGTCGATGTTGGCGACTTCGTAGCCGGTGAACACCAGACGGATGCCCTCGAACATCGTCCCGAAGACTGCCAGCAGACTCGCGGTGAAGATGACCGGGACACGCTCACGTAGCGACGGAATCATCAGCAGGCCGAGCGGGATGGCACCGCCGACGATGGTCCAGAGCCAGAAGTACGGCGTCTCACCGATGAGGAAACTGCTGGTGATTGCCCAGAACCCGAAGTGGTCGGCCCACGCGTGCGGAAGCCGCTCTGCTGCGAGCAGGTAGACCACGTGGAACGCGAGGAAGATTCCGAGAATCTTCCCGAGACTCGTGAGTTCCTCCCGGTCGACTTCGTAGTTGGTAAAGCGGTCTGCGAGCACGCCCACGACGAGGAGTAACCCGAGCCCAGAGACGAGCGCCTTCGCGATGAAGACCGGTGCGACAAGCGGGCTGAACCAGCTGCCACGACCGATTTGCGTCGCGAAAATCCATCCCGTCACCGAGTGGAGTGCGACTGCCGTGGGCAGCGCAAACGCCGCCGTCCAGAACATGAGCGTGCGGTCACGCTCACGACCCTCCTTGGAGTCTTCGACACCGAACGCCAGTGCCGAACCGCGGGCGGCCAAGTCGCGGCGGGTCAGGAGCCAGAGGTACCAGACGTTCAGCATGCCGTACAGGAGGACGATACCGAAGTCCCACACCATCGGCGACCGGAAGTCCGGCGAGGTGAAGAACTGGTAGAGTCGCTCCGGGCGACCGATGTCTGGCAGGATGAGGAGTCCTGCGACGGTGATACACGCGAGACTCACGAGGACACCCAGTCTGGCGAACCCCTCGTAGCGGTGTGAGTGGAAGAACTTCGGCGCACTCGAGATGATGAGTCCGCCCGCCGACAACCCGACGAACAGGACGAACATCATGATGTACAGCCCCCACGAGAACACGTTGCGCATTCCCGTCGCGATGAGGCCCGTACTGAGCTGGTACCCCCACGCGGCCACGCCGATGACCATGAGGACACCGAGGAAGCCGAGCCACGCCTTCCCCTTCGTGTTGAACGACGGAATCGCGATTCGTGCAGTCCGGTCTTTGACCGTCATCAGTCGTCACCTCCTGCGTCCACGGCGGGGACGTGTGGAACCGCATCACCGACTGCGTCGTCGTCGACCGAGTGGATACCGCCGGTCGACGACCCGGCACTGCCCCCACTACCCGAGTCGGCAGGTACGTCGTCGGTGCCATCAGACCATACCTGAACGTCGTCGAGTTCGCTCTCGAGTTTGTCCGACGTCTGCGGCCGGCCGGGGCTCATCTCGCCACTGATGTAGTACGTCTTCGGCTTCGTGCCCCGGTCTTCGAGCAGTTGGTGCGTCTCGTACTGGTTGATGTACTTCGAGACGGTGCTGGCCTCGTCGTCGAGGTCACCGAAGATACGGGCGTCTGCCGGACAGTTCACGACACAGGCCGGGTCGAGTCCCTCGTCGACGCGGTGGCTACAGAACGTACACTTCTCGACGACACCCTGCGGACGGGCAGGCACGTCGCCAGTCCCTTCTTCGGGCATGTGTTCGGGTTCGTCCCAGTTGAACACCCGCGCGTTGTACGGGCATGCCGCCATACAGTAGCGACATCCGATACACTTCTCGTAGTCGATTTCGACGATGCCGTCGTCGCGGGTGTACGTCGCGTTGACCGGACAGACTTTCACACAGGGTGCGTTCTCACAGTGCTGACACGCCGTCGGCTGGTACTGCATGTCCAGCGACCCGTTGCCGCCGTCGGTCGGGTAGCCCCCAGATGGCGTGTCCATCTTGTCGCCGCCCTCCGTCAGGACGCGGTTCCAGAACTGTCCCATCGGGACGTTGTTCTCTTGCTTACAGGAGATGGCGCAGGCGTGGCAGCCAATACACCGCTCCTGGTCGATTACTAATCCGTAGTTCGTCATTATCAGTCACCTCCTGCGTGCGGAGCCTCAGCACTGGCACCGCGTGGGTTGTTTCCTTCGTACATCTCGGTATCCACGTCCGGGGCGGGTTCGACCTCGACGCGGACGTCGTAGAACGCCATCGTCTGGCCGACTTCGCTGACCTCGTTGTGGGTGAGGTCGTTGTGGTGCCCCTCGAGGTAGTCACGAGACCACCATCCCTGGTCGGTGTTGACCAGCCCAGGCTGGAACGCCTCGTTGTACTTCGCCTTGACGACCATCTCACCGCGTTCGTTGTACACGCGGACGTAGTCGCCGTCCTCGATACCGCGGGCTTTCGCGTCCCGCGGGTGGATGTCCAACTGCGGTTCGGGGTTGACCTCCCGCACCCAGTTGACCATCTCGTACTGGGAGTGGATGCGGAACCTGCTGTGTTTCTGCATGAACATCAGCGGGTACTGGTCTGCCTTCTCGTAGTCGTCGGCCGTCCGGTCTTCGACCGGACGCGGAAGGTCGAACGAGACGCCCTTTTCGCTCGGTGGGTCCTCGTTGTACAACTCGATACGGCCAGTCTCCGTCGGGAACGCGTCGGTGTACTTGATCACCGGGACGCTCTGTTTCCGCTGGGTTCCCTGTTCGAAGAGCGTCTCGAAGTCGATGTCGTCGTCTCTGCTGACGAGTTCGCGAAGCATCTCGCGCTTCGTCTCGGGGAATCGGTCTCCGTATCCGAGGCGCTCTGCGAGTCCGCGAATCGCGTAGTAGTCGTCTCTGGACTCCCAGAGCGGTTCTTGGACCTTGTGTCGGTAGCCGAGGTGCGGGTGTGAACCCCACCCTGAGGCGATGTCCTCCTGTTCGAACCAGTGTGGCACGGGGAGGATGATGTCGGCGTGTTGGACCGTATCCGTGTGGTGCATGTCCGCGACCACGTACATCTCGAGGCTCTCGATGGCCTTCTTGAACTTCTGGCGGTCGGGGAACTGGTTCCCCATCATGTTCGACTCGATGGAGTAGACGGCTCTGACCTTGTGTGGGTCGCCGTCTAACATCGAGGCGGGGTAGTCGGGGAAGTACATCTTCGGCCCGGGGTTCGAGCCTTCGGGTGCAGACCAGTCGCCGGCGCTGAGCACCGTCCCACCGGAGTGGTGGGCGTGGATGTTCCCGCTGCGACCGTAGTCGCCCGTCAGTGCCATCAAGATGGCGTACGCCTGCCCGAAGATGTGGCCGTGGGTGTACCGACCGAGTGCGTAACTCGGCGCGATGCCACCGGGGCCACGGGTCGCGAGCCAGCGTGCCGCAGTCCGGATGTTGTCGGCATCGACACCGGTCTTCTCGGCAATCTTCTCGGGTGCGTACTCCGCTGCGTGTTCTTTGAGCGTCGTCAGCGCAGTCACGTACTCGACACCGTCGATGGTGTACTCGCCGAAGAGGGCGTACGGACCACCAGTTTCGGGTTCGAGTGCGACCGGTTCTTCCGTCCCCTGTTCGATGGCGACGACCTGGTCTTCGCTTCCGTCTTCGAAGACTTCGTTCGCGCGGAGCAGTTCACCAGAGTCCTTGTGAATCAGTGCGGGCGCAGTCGTCCGGCTCCGGATGAAGTCTTCGTCGTAGGTCTCCTCTTCGAAGACCGTGTGCATCATCGCGAGCGCGAGATACACGTCTTTCCCGGGCTTGACGGGAAGCCACAGGTCGGCTTTCGCCGCCGTCGTCGTGTACACCGGGTCGACGACGACGAGTTTCGCCCCGTTTTCGACTGCGTCGAGAATCTTCGAGGCGTCCATCTGGAACTGACTCGAGAAGATATCAGACCCCCAGACGATGATGGTGTTCGCGTTCTCCCAGTCTTCGGCCTCGTTGGTCGGAGGGAGGAAGAATCCGACGCCGGTGACGCGGTTGAACCCGCGTCCGACGTTTGCGTCGATTCCCCACCCCGACTGGGTCGCACCGAACAGCGAGGCCAGTCGGTTGAACGACTTGCCCGTCTGTCCGTAGTTCCCCGACCCTTCGTGGAAGAGAACGCTCTCTGCACCGTGCTCCGATTTCAGCGACTCCATCTTCTGTGCGACGAGGTCGAGTGCCTCGTCCCACTCGATGCGCTCGAACTCGGCGTCCGGCCCCCGTCCGGCCCCGTTGGGGTCGTCCGGCGACCAGTCTGCGCGCTTCATCGGGTACTTCAGTCGCGTCGGGTCGTAGACGCGCTGCGTGTGCGACAACCCGAGTACACACGCACGCTTGTACCGTTCGTCCTCGGGCGGGTGTGGTTCGATTTTCTTTACCTGCCCGTCGCGGACGTGAACGTCGATGGGACACTTCCCACGACAGTTGGGCGAACAGACGGTCTGGACGACTTTGTTCTGCCCGACGAAGCTGGCGATGCCCGGCTCTTCCTTCGACGCCTGACCGTCCTCGCTTTCGACCAGTGTCTGGAAGAATCCACCCCCACCGAGACCGAGGGCGGCAGCCGCTCCGCCGGCTTTCAGTACGTCACGTCGATGAACTCCGTCGTCGTCAGTCATCGTCGAACCCCTCTGGTTTGGTCGGCCGCTCGTCTTTGCCGAACTCCTCCATCACCTGCTCGTGATACTTCTCGTGGAATTCGGCGTCAGTCAGTTCGCCGTTTGAGACACGAATTGCGTCGCGAGCCATTCGTACTCCCAAATCGGTGTCGTATTCGACACCGTCCAGCATCGCTTCTGCTTCTTCTTCCCACTCGGGAAGCGGCGTCAACCGTGGTTGCTGTGGGTTGCTCATGGCTACAACCACAAGATTAGACCCAGTCTCGGTGGGTTGAACGCTGAATAATGAAGCAGTTTATTACCCCTCCCGAGACCGGTAAACTCGGTTACAGGAGCTCGACTCCGACTTCGGTGTGCCTGTTCGCCTCAGTCCTCACCAACCCCAGACCGAATTATCGCCGAACGGGACGACAGAGAAACCGAGTGGGGCCCCGCGCGTGGTGTGGTCTACCTGTCGATGACGCGTTTTGCTGAGAAGGGCGTTCAACGAAGTTTCCGATGACCCCCGATGACGATGCCAGTGACTGATTACGGGTCGAATACTGCTGTTGCCAACTTGGATTCGACGGCACTCAATCGTTGTGAGAGTGCTGACTTCGAGATGTCGAGCGACGCTGCAAGATCCTCCAGACTGACCTGTCGAGGGGTCTGATAGTAGCCTCTGCTCACCGCCATCGTCGCTGCTTCCCGCTGTTTCGCAGTGAGATGAGAGAGGTCGACCGACGTCGGACTCGACTCGGTGGCACCTTCTTTTCTCCTCGTCAACCGTCGCAGATTCACGCGCTCGGCCACGGATTTCAATTCTTCGACTAACTCACTGATGACGGCCCGGTCTGAGACGTAGGTCTCGATGAGCATGACGCCGTCGTCTACTCGCTTGATTCGTGGGACACACTCGACGTTGCTGAACGCGAGGCAGAGACACGAGCCTTCGATTCGGTTCGTCGTATGGAGGACCTGCCCGGTATCACAGTCGCGGTTCGTGACTGTTACTTCCGCGTAGCATACTCCGTCGTCGATTTGGTTGTGAACGTTCTCCACTTGCGAACACGGATTCGAAAGCGGACACGGACAGTTGTCAGAAAGTTCGACTTCGAATACTACCTGAAGAGTTCGTTCTGTTGAAACGTCCGGTAGTGGACTAGTTCGTCCGCCCTCGGAGTGAGCCATACCAGGTGAAGACAGTGCCTATCGGTGTAAAAACTAAATCGACCGTTCCAACAGAGTGGTAATGACCGAAGTTGCTAGCAGAGATTCGTTGTCAGTCGAGGAGAACGGGCCCGACGGGATTCCCACGAGCAGCGTGAGACGGCACTGCCGTCTCACTGGCCATGCGGGCGACTTGTGGGTCGCCCGCAGACGACAGCGAGTGGGAAGTCGTCGGGGGAGTGAGCGAAGCGAACGGACCCAACGGGATTTGAACCCGCGACATCTTGGTCCGGAACCAAGCACTCTGTCCACTGAGCTATGGGCCCTCTCAGCGAACAGAGGTACACGACACCGACGTAAAACCGTTGTGGAACCCCCAAGCCGGCAGTCGATTATCCGGTCGTTGCGTCCGTGTCGATGACGCTTTCTTTCCAGGTGCCACGGGTGAACCACGCCGTCGCTGCAATCGCCCCGAGAATCTGCCCGACTGCCATTCCAAGCCAGATTCCCGTCTCGCCGAACCCGAACTGGAACGCCAACAGGTAGACGGTGGGAACCCGGCCCAACCAGAGTGCGAGCAGTGAGAAACTGAGTGCAGTCTTCGTGTTTCCGGCACCACGGTATGCACCGAGGACGACCTGCAAGACGCCGATGAAGCCGAATTCGAAGGCACGAACACGGATGTACTGGACCCCGAGGTCGATGGTCTGTGCCGCCGACTCGGTCCCCGTCGAGATGAAGAACCCGACGATTGGTTCGGCGAAGATGTAGGCGATGACGCCGATGACGACCATGACGCTCGCGCCGACTTTCGCTGCCAACCAGACGGCGCTCTCGGCGCGGTCGGGTTTCTGTGCACCGAGGTTCTGGCCGACGATGGTGTTCGTCGCACGGCCGAGACCGAGAGCGGGGAGAAACACGAGCGACGTGAGGCGGTTTCCGAGGCCGAACGCGGCGACGACTTCCGGTGCGAAGGTGACGACCATCGCGGTGAGCGTGATGAAGCCGAGTGCGGTCGCCGACTGTTCGATGGCGCTCGGAACGCCGATGTCGACAATCTTCTTGATGTACTCGAACTGTGGGCGGAAGTCAGCCAGTTGGACGTCGGGGCCGGCCGACGTTCCGAAGATGACGTAGATACCGATGACGGTTGCGACCCCTCGTGAGAGGACCGTCGCGTACGCCGCACCAGCCACTTCGAGTCCCTCGAAGCCAGTTGCAGCGAAGAGGGCGGCTTCGAGTCCCTGCAGACCCACCATCTCGAACAGCGGATTCGACTCGAAGCCGAAGATGAAGATAGGGTCGATGAGGACGTTGATGACGACGCTGATGAACATCACGACCATCGGGGCGCGTGTGTTCCCGTACCCGCGCATGAGCGCGGAGAAGACGAAGAAGCCGAAGAGGAACGGCAAGCCGAGGAAGAACACCCGCATGTAGTCACCGGCGAGTGGGACGACCTGTCCGGCAGTCGCCGGTGAACTGGGGAGAACGCCGAGCATCGCGTCGGTAGCGAAGAAGCCGATGATACCAACGGTGATGGCGATGATGGTGATGAACGTGAGCGTCTGTCCGGCGACGGTCCCTGCGGAGCCTTCACTCTTCGCGCCGGTGTACTGGGCGACGAGTGTGCTCCCCGCGACGGTGAACCCGCCGCCGACGGAGATGAGGAGGAAGATGAGAGGAAACGCGAGGCTGATAGCGGCGACGGCGTCGGTCGAGAGGCGGCCAAGCCACACCGTGTCGGCGAGGTTGTACGCCACCTGGAGGAGTTCGGTGACGATAATCGGCCACGCCAGTTCGAACATTGGACGTTTGAGGTCTCCTTCGGTGAGTGAGCCTCCTTCGGGGACAGACACTGAACCTGTGAGACACGCGGTGGGCGTTTCAAAGCGTCGATAAGCGTCGTAGAATACCGTACTCCGCACGTGAGTCACGTCTCGTCAGCGACTCACTGCTCGTCCGTGAGTCACGACTCGGGGGCGAGATGCAGCGTCGATTTAGAGGGCAGAAGAGGTCGGTGAGAGAGCGTGTCGAGTGACGAGTGTGACACTCGGGTAGCGAGAGTGAGAAAACTGAATGGTGGGTTCCGAGTCGTTACGGTGCTTCGCCAGTCTCGATGGAGAAGTCGGCCTTCGGGTAGGCGACACACGTGAGCGTGTACCCGTTGTCCATCTCGCCTTCGGAGAGGGTCTCTTGTTTGAAGTGAGTCACGTACTCTTCGGCGGGACCGTCGGTAATCTTCGCGGCACAGGAGACACACGACCCCTGGCGACACGCGTACGGAAGGTCCATCCCAGCGTCTTCACCTTGGTCGAGGATGGTCTCGTTGCTCGCCAGTTCGATGGTCTCGCCCTGTTTGACGAACTCGACTTCGAAGTATTCGACTTCGTCTTCGGGCATGTCGGCGGGACTCTGTTCTTCCTCTTCGGCGGCTGCTTCGCCTTCGAGTTCGGCACCTTCTTCGCCACCGGCGATTGCACCAGCGACCGCGCCACCGCCGATGGAACGGTTCATTGGTTCGGGGAAGTCCGTCTCCGGGACGGTCGCCGCACGGCGCTCGAGGACCTCTTGCGTGATGTCGGCGGTTGGTTCCCAACCGGTGCCCTTCGAGAAGTGCAGGGCGACGGCGACGAGTACCAGGACTAATCCGGCCCCGACACCCACCAGACTGATGACTGCCATGAGGGCGGATATGGAGGGAGGGGTTAAGGAAATTGTGATTGTGCCGCCGTCTCCTGACTGTCATATTCGCCACGCAGACAGTGCTGTCGGGTATATTCCCCCAATATTGCGGGTGGGCGTGGCGTGTTCGGGTTCGCGGTGGACTGCTTACTCGTCTTTCCGCGCGACTTCGTGGCGGCCGAAGCCGTACCGAAGTCGGTTGGCGAGACGGCGCGAGAAGCGGTCGTCGGCGCGCGACCCGAAGCGCTCTGCGAGTGACTGGTAGATGAGTGGCACGGGAACTTCCTGTTCGAGGGCTTCCTGAACCGTCCACGTCCCCGTCGAGCCACCGGAGATGTGGTCGTCGACGTCGCCGAGGTCCGTTCCTTCCTCGCGGAACGCCTCTTCACAGAGTTCGAGGAGCCACGAGCGGATGACAGCGCCGTTGTTCCACGTGCGTGCGACCGCTTCGAGGTCGAGGTCGTAGCGCCCCTCGGCGAGCAGTTCGAAGCCCTCACCGTACGCCTGCATCAGTGCGTACTCGACGCCGTTGTGGACCATCTTCACGTAGTGGCCCGACCCAGACGGCCCCATCCGGTCGTGACCGGCCGGTCCGGTCGCGACGGCGTCGAAGACAGGTGTCATCTCGTCGTACGCCCACTGTGGGCCGCCAATCATGAGCGAGAAGCCGAGTTCGGCACCGGCAGGGCCGCCGGAGGTCCCACAGTCGAGATACGCCGCGGAACATGCTTCGGCGCGGCGAACCGACGCTTCGAAGTGCGAGTTACCGCCGTCGACGACGACGTCGTTCTCGTCGAGGTGCGGGTCGAGGTCGTTCAGCGTCGCGTCCACCGCGTCGCCCGCGGGAACCATGAGCCAGATACGCTTGTCGTCTCCGAGTCGGTCGGCGAGGTCAGCGACGCTCTCGGCGGGTTCGGCACCCGCGTCGGCGGCTGCTGCGACTGCCTCTTCGGAGAGGTCGAAGGCAACGACCTCGTGCCCGGCATCGAGCACTCGGTCGACTACGATGCGCCCCATCCGGCCGAGGCCGATGACGCCTAGTTGCATACGACGGAGTCGTCTGCGGGGGGAGGTAGTGGTTGTGGTTTGGCTTCTGGCGATTCCTGCTGGCTCGTCCCCGGTGAACGCGTGTCAGTTCTTCGCGAGTACTTGCTCGGTGAGTCTGGCCATCACCGAGCGATAAGCGTTCTGTCACTATCGCCAGACGCGGACGTTTTTACTGCGCCACGCGAGGGGCGCGTATGGACGAACGCATCTACGAGCACGCCGAGGTGCTCGTCGACTGGAGCGCACGAATCGAGGCCGGTGACGACGTCGTTGTCTCCGTGGGCGAGGGTGCTCACGACCTCGCAGTCGCAGTCGCCGGCGCACTCGGTGAA
The genomic region above belongs to Haloferax marinisediminis and contains:
- a CDS encoding TorD/DmsD family molecular chaperone; protein product: MTDQRELDPASDSSKLDVENDTLQSAAAATYAVLAECWREPSEQLVDAVETGALRTVLGELESVDFHDLRTEYTRLFVGPAGPPCPPYESVYRDGDDPDELGPVNGPATTAVVRWYQEFGVQPAPDHPDLPDHIATELEFVAYLAEEGLDERLDQFLDEHLTVWTDEFLSQVENEARDEFYTSLATVTREVLHK
- a CDS encoding Mrp/NBP35 family ATP-binding protein, encoding MTDVDVDEILRTVEDPELGTDVVSLGVVSDVTVEDDTAEVSLAHGAPHAPVVAELRSRIEGAFEEHGIDVRFSTQHDDADGVSGQPLPGVENVIAVASGKGGVGKSTVAVNLAASMSRRGARVGILDADVYGPNIPRMMNARERPAVTDDEQLVPVDRHGMSVMSMEFLTEGGGPVIWRGPMVDKVLTQLLDDVAWGDLDYLVVDLPPGTGDTQLTLLQRVPVAGAVVVTTPQAVAVDDADRGMRMFTEYDTTVLGIVENMSGFVCPDCGSEHDIFNSGGGRALAERFELPFLGSIPLTSEIRTRGDDGRPVALDDTTETSRAFHALAGAVMDNVSLVHRRTQAGE
- the dsrO gene encoding sulfate reduction electron transfer complex DsrMKJOP subunit DsrO — its product is MTNYGLVIDQERCIGCHACAISCKQENNVPMGQFWNRVLTEGGDKMDTPSGGYPTDGGNGSLDMQYQPTACQHCENAPCVKVCPVNATYTRDDGIVEIDYEKCIGCRYCMAACPYNARVFNWDEPEHMPEEGTGDVPARPQGVVEKCTFCSHRVDEGLDPACVVNCPADARIFGDLDDEASTVSKYINQYETHQLLEDRGTKPKTYYISGEMSPGRPQTSDKLESELDDVQVWSDGTDDVPADSGSGGSAGSSTGGIHSVDDDAVGDAVPHVPAVDAGGDD
- a CDS encoding 4Fe-4S ferredoxin N-terminal domain-containing protein codes for the protein MSNPQQPRLTPLPEWEEEAEAMLDGVEYDTDLGVRMARDAIRVSNGELTDAEFHEKYHEQVMEEFGKDERPTKPEGFDDD
- a CDS encoding molybdopterin-dependent oxidoreductase encodes the protein MTDDDGVHRRDVLKAGGAAAALGLGGGGFFQTLVESEDGQASKEEPGIASFVGQNKVVQTVCSPNCRGKCPIDVHVRDGQVKKIEPHPPEDERYKRACVLGLSHTQRVYDPTRLKYPMKRADWSPDDPNGAGRGPDAEFERIEWDEALDLVAQKMESLKSEHGAESVLFHEGSGNYGQTGKSFNRLASLFGATQSGWGIDANVGRGFNRVTGVGFFLPPTNEAEDWENANTIIVWGSDIFSSQFQMDASKILDAVENGAKLVVVDPVYTTTAAKADLWLPVKPGKDVYLALAMMHTVFEEETYDEDFIRSRTTAPALIHKDSGELLRANEVFEDGSEDQVVAIEQGTEEPVALEPETGGPYALFGEYTIDGVEYVTALTTLKEHAAEYAPEKIAEKTGVDADNIRTAARWLATRGPGGIAPSYALGRYTHGHIFGQAYAILMALTGDYGRSGNIHAHHSGGTVLSAGDWSAPEGSNPGPKMYFPDYPASMLDGDPHKVRAVYSIESNMMGNQFPDRQKFKKAIESLEMYVVADMHHTDTVQHADIILPVPHWFEQEDIASGWGSHPHLGYRHKVQEPLWESRDDYYAIRGLAERLGYGDRFPETKREMLRELVSRDDDIDFETLFEQGTQRKQSVPVIKYTDAFPTETGRIELYNEDPPSEKGVSFDLPRPVEDRTADDYEKADQYPLMFMQKHSRFRIHSQYEMVNWVREVNPEPQLDIHPRDAKARGIEDGDYVRVYNERGEMVVKAKYNEAFQPGLVNTDQGWWSRDYLEGHHNDLTHNEVSEVGQTMAFYDVRVEVEPAPDVDTEMYEGNNPRGASAEAPHAGGD
- a CDS encoding helix-turn-helix domain-containing protein, yielding MAHSEGGRTSPLPDVSTERTLQVVFEVELSDNCPCPLSNPCSQVENVHNQIDDGVCYAEVTVTNRDCDTGQVLHTTNRIEGSCLCLAFSNVECVPRIKRVDDGVMLIETYVSDRAVISELVEELKSVAERVNLRRLTRRKEGATESSPTSVDLSHLTAKQREAATMAVSRGYYQTPRQVSLEDLAASLDISKSALSQRLSAVESKLATAVFDP
- a CDS encoding molybdopterin-dependent oxidoreductase, whose translation is MELSADTTEGRISLTDPIAVLGDERVSLDRERLAALPTEERTVTVACASGVRHTATWRGVPVTALLSEANVSDETTHLLVESADGYQICVDIYTALDGLLAFFRDGTPIAAHEPYETRFIAPDIDGARTVKAVAVLDARHLTPGTDPHTLETMAGTEEYSA
- the nrfD gene encoding NrfD/PsrC family molybdoenzyme membrane anchor subunit; the encoded protein is MTVKDRTARIAIPSFNTKGKAWLGFLGVLMVIGVAAWGYQLSTGLIATGMRNVFSWGLYIMMFVLFVGLSAGGLIISSAPKFFHSHRYEGFARLGVLVSLACITVAGLLILPDIGRPERLYQFFTSPDFRSPMVWDFGIVLLYGMLNVWYLWLLTRRDLAARGSALAFGVEDSKEGRERDRTLMFWTAAFALPTAVALHSVTGWIFATQIGRGSWFSPLVAPVFIAKALVSGLGLLLVVGVLADRFTNYEVDREELTSLGKILGIFLAFHVVYLLAAERLPHAWADHFGFWAITSSFLIGETPYFWLWTIVGGAIPLGLLMIPSLRERVPVIFTASLLAVFGTMFEGIRLVFTGYEVANIDAGPGISLGGAYSGITTDIWATAGAYTPTLVEIAITLGIVAFGALIVTLGLKYVPIQRIDGQRAYVTDGGNGEER